The Sulfurimonas crateris genomic interval ATGTGCATTGCATCCATGATTTTTATAAAATAAAATTCCGGATGCATCGTAAAATGAACAAGAATTCCCGAAGCATCTTCAATGGATGTGTCACAATTTTTAGCAAACTCGATTGCGCTTGTAATTGATTCGTATGCGGCTTCCTCTCCTTGTGATTCACCAATCCCCACAAAAGCCATTCCACTATTTGACATAATGCTTTGTAAATCTTCAATATTAATGTTGATATCATTTTGGCTATTGGCAGACAATGTGCCGATGATCCCTGTAATTGTCTGAGTAATCACGCCATCTGCAATTTTGAAGATCTCTGAATTATTTAGTTTACGATCAATTGTAGAAAAGATTTTATCGTTTGAAATAATGACTACACAATCTGCTTCTTTTTTAACTTTTGCAAGAGACTCTTGCGCAACAACATGACGCTTTTTCTTTTCAAAAACAAAAGGTTTAGTAGTAACCAAGATTGTCAATGCGCCAGCATGTTTAGCAAATTTAGCAATTTCAGGAACTGCCGCATACCCCGTTTGCCCGCCTAGACCACCTGTGATAAAAACAATATCTGCACCCTCTAATGTATTTATGATATTTTTATAATCATCATCTGAATTGATTGTAATAAATTCAATATTTGTGCCTTGTGTCTTTATCATACTCTCGACAACATGGCTGCCGCTTTTTCCAAAGCCTACTACAACTATTCGATTTTTTTGAATCTCTTCCGATTTGTTTGAAATAAATGGTCCCATAGTAACCCTCCTAATGTTAATATAGCAGAGTCTATCGTTGTCATACGACATCTTTATGTCTGTTTGTTGAACTTGATTTCATAAAAGAAGGGTGCGTGATAAACTATTAATAATTGATAAATAGCTTATATAGTGAAACGATTATAATATTAAGTAGCTCAGATGTTATCAGTGAAAGAGAATTTCCAAGGCATTATAATCAGAGCGTATTGAATGGAAAAAAGTAAACCAGACATAAAGATGTCATTAAAAAGAGTATAAATTTAAAAGTTCTAAGATTCATAAAGTTATAATCAGTTTATTTTGAACAATTTACATACAAAGAATGGCAATGGCATACAAACATGATTACGACAAGATACTTACGAGGCTCTCATATATTCTCTCAAGATTAAATGACGGAGAGGCGCTTTCGGTTAAGGATCTCGCAAAAGAGTTCAACACCAGTGAGAGAACGGTGCAGAGGGATTTCAACGAGCGACTGGTCTCTTTTCCAATCTTTCAAGACGGCAAAAAGTGGAAAATGCAAGAGGGGTTCAGGGTTGAGAAAACCAAGTCTTTGGAAGATGAGATAGTTTTAGACATCATAGAGAAGATCACTGAGGGCATAGGCGGCAAGTTTGCATCAAAATCTCACAAGCTGCTCTCAAAGATAAAAAACCAAGATTTCAATCCAATCTATGCAAAGTTAAACATCGAAGATATCAGCGACAAGTTCGGTGAGATACAGATCATTGAGGGTGCTATAAAAGCAAAAAAAGAGATAGAGTGCTCTTATGATGATGAGCGGCACGATATTTTCAAGGTAGCTCTCAAGCCTCTTAAGATTGTAAACTTTGAGGGGTTCTGGTATCTGGTTGCACTCCAAGATGATGTGCTTAAGAAGTACTACCTAAAAAACATATCCAATGTAAAAGCGACCGATACTGCTTTTTCTACCGATGCAAAGCTTGAAAATCTGCTTGATAGCTCCATATCTGTATGGTTCCAAAAAGATGTAGAGCCGTTTGAAGTTAAGATTTATGCCAACAAGATTGCCGCAAAGTACTTTCAAAGAAGACCGCTTCCGACACAGTCCATTGAGTCGCTTCACAAAGACGGAACAATGGAGTTTGTAGTAAAGATAACGCATGAGATGGAGATACTTCCCATCATCAAATATTGGCTGCCGCACATGAGAGTCATAGAGCCTGAGTGGATACAGGAGATGATAGATGAGGATATTAATTGGTATTTAAATAATCAGACATAATCTTGCCATTAACACTATTAGTATAGTAGATATTTAAAACAAAGGATTCAAAAATGAATTTTGCAGAGCGTAGAAAGCCTACAATTTGGTTATTAGAAAAAATTAAAAATAATCTATTGAAAACAGGACTATTAATATTCCTAAAATGGAATGTTTAAAGATATCAATATAAGGTAAAAAAATGCGAACATTAAAAAAAGATCTTAAAGAGTTATATTCTGGCAATAGCTTAGATGAAATTATAAATAAATTAGGTGACATTGAACATATAGAAGATTTACTTGTAAGGTTTTGTAAAGATGGTAATGAACATATAGCTCGAAGATTAGTTGACATGGCATTAAAAAAATCAAACAGTTTAGATAATTATGTACGGTTTGTAGATTATATAGCTAAAGAAAGATTGATGGGCGATAAAGATTGGGCTCTTGCAATATATGATATAGCATTTGATAAAGATAAAAATTATCAAAACAATGAAATATTATGTAAATCAATTTCATATCCTATCTTTTTAAAAGATCAAGAATGGGAAGAAGAGATATATAAATATGTTTTGGGCAAAGCTAAATATTCTCTTATATATGCAAATTTAGCAGAGTCAATTGCATTACAAAATGCTTTAAATAATAAAGAGTGGGCTAAAGAGATATTGACAATAGCATTATCAAAAGCAACTGATGATTTTGAATATGCAGGTATAGCTAAAGTTATAGCATCAAAAGACTCTTATAATGATGAGAAATGGGCAAGAGACATATATAAAGTAGCTTTACAAAAAAATGAAAACTTAAATCAACTTACGCGTATAGCAGGATCAATAGCATCTTCCAGGTATATAAATGATAAAAAATGGGCAAAAGAGATATATGAATCAGCTTTCTTGGGTATAACAAATTCATCTGAAGAGGAATATCATAAAGTTTTTTTATATTCAGAATTAGCCAAATCAGTGGCATTGGAAGAAACATTAAATGATAAAGAATGGGCAAAAAAGATATATGAAACTGCAATAAACCTAGTTCCTGAAGAAGACGGTATGCACGGAGTATTGCAAACTAGGATGGCTGAAATATCTTTAGTGAACGCTAAAGATATATGTGAAGATCTATTAAAGAGGGCCAAATATTTATTTGATTACATAAATGCTGCAGAGAGGATAATAAGTGAAGAGACATTAAATGATA includes:
- a CDS encoding cell division protein FtsZ, whose amino-acid sequence is MGPFISNKSEEIQKNRIVVVGFGKSGSHVVESMIKTQGTNIEFITINSDDDYKNIINTLEGADIVFITGGLGGQTGYAAVPEIAKFAKHAGALTILVTTKPFVFEKKKRHVVAQESLAKVKKEADCVVIISNDKIFSTIDRKLNNSEIFKIADGVITQTITGIIGTLSANSQNDININIEDLQSIMSNSGMAFVGIGESQGEEAAYESITSAIEFAKNCDTSIEDASGILVHFTMHPEFYFIKIMDAMHIVSSEASDSADIIFGTTADETLPVDFIRVTILIAGFEKISLVAANNVQ
- a CDS encoding helix-turn-helix transcriptional regulator; this encodes MAYKHDYDKILTRLSYILSRLNDGEALSVKDLAKEFNTSERTVQRDFNERLVSFPIFQDGKKWKMQEGFRVEKTKSLEDEIVLDIIEKITEGIGGKFASKSHKLLSKIKNQDFNPIYAKLNIEDISDKFGEIQIIEGAIKAKKEIECSYDDERHDIFKVALKPLKIVNFEGFWYLVALQDDVLKKYYLKNISNVKATDTAFSTDAKLENLLDSSISVWFQKDVEPFEVKIYANKIAAKYFQRRPLPTQSIESLHKDGTMEFVVKITHEMEILPIIKYWLPHMRVIEPEWIQEMIDEDINWYLNNQT